The Toxorhynchites rutilus septentrionalis strain SRP chromosome 1, ASM2978413v1, whole genome shotgun sequence genome contains the following window.
AATGCAGGTTTCATGAGCTCGGCAACGTCATATTGGCTGACGACTTTACCTGGATTCTGTTGTAGGAAACGCTCTACTTCCTATGCGTAGTACGTCTTGAAAGGTGCCATAAAGGATACATCAAGCGGTTGAAGTTTGTTGCTAGTGTGAGGTGGTAAAACTAGAACCTTAACAAAGTTAGCTCTAGCTTTCTCGGTAAAAGCTAGGTTCTTCGTGTGCGACGAGTGGCCATCAATTATGAGCAAGTCAGGACTGTCTTCAGAAGGATTTACATGCTCCAAAAAGTGATCGAACCACTCATTGAATATTTCGACCGTCATGTAACCCGATGCATTACAGGCAAATTTGCTTCCACGTGATTCCCCTTTCTTCAAAGCTTCGTGCATCCGCATGCGAAGAAAAATGAAGAATGGCGGAAGGAGCTGTCCGGTTGCGGACATGCACATTACTGCCGTAGCTGTTTCTCCACGTTCCGCAGATGTAATACCACCAACCTGTTTTTTGCCTTTCAATGCCGCTACCTTAGACTTCTTCGGAGGAACCGGTAAGaaagaatgaataaaaaataaaactaatttttaaACTAACTACAATGCCAAAACAAATACTAACGTCACAAACACTAGTCTCATCGGCGTTCAAAACACGATCTGGCGTCAATTTTGGATATTTCAGCGCTTCTTCCAGCAAATCGTAAAACGCAGATACTGCTGGCTTATTGGAGCCTCTGGCTCGGGCGGCAGAGGTAGCTTCAGGTTTACGGAACGACAATTTGGGATTTCGTTTCAGAAAATTGCTTAGCCAAGCTTTTCCAGCCATCTTGGTAGACTTGTTGAACGGGTGtggcaatccatttttttcagccAGATCAAAAGCAAGCTTTCGAACATTAGTCATCGTTATTCCATAGAACCTCTTTTCCAAATCCAACAGATGTTGAACCAGCTCCTCTTCTTGTTGAGAATTGAATACGGAATCAAGAGGTCCTAGCCGAGTTGATACAGTTGGACTTGTGAGGTGGCGAATCAAGTGTGGATCTTGGAATTGCGTAACTTCTTGCTGCTGTCTTCACCGGCGATCCACTTTTTACAGCCTTAATGGCTTGTTCCAACTGCTGAGCGGTCCATGACTGCCGGTTACTCTTGCGCTTGTAATTTGTAGGCATCTTTATAGTAAAACCAAAAAGTTTTGTTAAATACCCTAGGAAAATactagtgtccgtctttccttaccttaatgtgtccgtcttgcccgaactggcagctttttttttcgaatgaccgTAGCTCTTCCTATAAGCGATGAAAAACCTCTGATTTATCACAGGATTGTTAATGATGGACTAAATAAACACTTACCCGTTGGAGGAAcacgtaaaaaacaaaaaatcacgaacttttcgctattttctacggagtaaaaattacatcgaatggtgcacccgcgaagataattt
Protein-coding sequences here:
- the LOC129761490 gene encoding uncharacterized protein LOC129761490, whose product is MAGKAWLSNFLKRNPKLSFRKPEATSAARARGSNKPAVSAFYDLLEEALKYPKLTPDRVLNADETSVCDKSKVAALKGKKQVGGITSAERGETATAVMCMSATGQLLPPFFIFLRMRMHEALKKGESRGSKFACNASGYMTVEIFNEWFDHFLEHVNPSEDSPDLLIIDGHSSHTKNLAFTEKARANFVKVLVLPPHTSNKLQPLDVSFMAPFKTYYA